Genomic segment of Xanthomonas sp. DAR 35659:
TGTACTTGGCGGTCCACAGGTCGCCGCCGGTCTTGGTGGTGTCGGCGCTGCCGCGCGGGGCGCCGATGTCGCGGCCGCTGTAGTCGGAATACGTGCCGCGGGTGATGTAGCGGCTGGAGGCGCCGGTGATCTCCAGCAGTTGCCGGTCGCTGATGTTCCAGTCCAGCTTGGCGTACCAGCTCGGCCGGCGGTAGCGGTAGTCGTAGTAGTACTCGCCCGGGGTGGTCTCGCGCGCGCCGTAGAAGCGGTCGCCGTCCTGGCGCTGCAGTTCGTAGGCGCCGAAGAAGAACAGCTTGTCCTGGAGCAGCGGGCCGCCCGCGTAGAGACTCTGGGTGCTGAGCGTGGAGCCGCTCTTGCTGTCCGGCCGGTACAGGCTGCCGTCGCCGGGCGCGTAGACGTCCTTCTGCGAGGAGCTCAGCCCGTCCGGCTCCCAGGTCGCCTGGCCGCCGACATGCCATTCGTTGCTGCCGCGCTTGCCGACCGCGTTGATCACGCCGCCGTCGGAACGCCCGTACTTGGCGCTGTAGCCGCCGGTATAGACCTCCAACTGGTCGATGCTGCCGTAGGGCAGGGTCAGCCCGCCCAGGCCGCGCAGCGGGTCGGTGGTGTTGAAGCCGTTGATGTAATACGCGTTCTCCGCGGACGAGGCGCCACCGAAGCTGAGCAGTTGCGCGCCGGTCGGGCCGATGTAGGTGCCGCTGCCGCTGTTGCCGGCCACGCCGGGCGCCAGTTGCGCGATCGCCTCGGCCGAGCGTCCCAGCGGCAGCCGCTGCAGCTGCTGGGCATCGATCACGGTGCGCGAGTCCACGCTGCCGATGTCGATCGCCGCGGCGGCGCGGTCGGCGCTGACCTGGACCCCGGACAGGCTGGTGACGGCGGCTAAGGACACGTCGGTGACCGCGCCGACGGTGAGGCCGACGCCTTCGCGGCTGCCGAGCACGGCGTCGTCGGCGCCCTTGGCGATGACGGTGTAGGTGCCCAGCGGCAACTGGCCGACGCTGTAGCGGCCGCGCGCGTCGACCGTGACCTCGCGGCTCAGGCCGCTGTCGCTGCGCACCAGCACGCGTTGCGCGTTGGCCGGCGCCTGTCCGGCGACCGCGCCGGTGGTGGATTGGGCGAACACGTGTGGCGCGGCGAGGGCGGCGGCCAGCGCCAAGGCGAGCAGGGCGGGTCTGTGGAGAAGGGGGGACTTTTTCATGGAGGAAGCGGCTCGGGTGGTGGGGGCGGGGAGCGCGCCGCGCCTGCTTCCGAGTCACGCGTCCTTGGCGATGCGGTGTGCGCGGTAACGTTCCCCGCGTCCATTAACTTGAATGCGTCGCCCATTCAGAAATGCCGCGTCGTTATGTCGCTGGCACCAACGGTTATCTCCTGGCGGCGTTGGGCATGTAGGTGGCGCCACGCGACGCAGGCAACTCCCTTCTCCCGTCGGGAGAAGGTGCCCCGCAGGGGCGGATGAGGGTACGGGCGCAGCTTCGTGCACCCCAACCTCCACGAGACGCTTTCGCGCCGTACCCTCACCCCAACCCCTCTCCCGGCGGGAGAGGGGCTACTGCTCTTCCTTCTCCCGTCGGGAGAAGGTGCCCCATAGAGGCGGATGAGGGGACGGGCGCAGCCTCGTGCACCCCAACCTCCACGAGACGCTTTCGCGCCGGACCCTCACCCCAACCCCTCTCCCGGTGGGAGAGGGGCTGCTGGCTTTCCTTCTCCCGTCGGGAGAAGGTGCCCCGTAGGGGCGGATGAGGGTACGGGCGAAGCCTCGTGCACCCACACTTCGCGAGACGCTTTCGCGCCGGACCCTCACCCCAACCCCTCTCCCGGTGGGAGAGGGGCTTACGCGCCGCGCGCTCAGTGGTCGTCGCGCAGGGTGCCGCCGGGCAGGAACACCCAAGTGCGGGTCACCTGCAGGATGTCGATGTTGTCCTCGGTCCGCGGCAGCGGCGGGAACGGCTGCGCCAGCTGCACCACCCGCAGCGCGGCGGCGTCGAGCATCGGCACGCCGCTGGAGCGCAGCACGCGGCTGCTCTCGATGCTCCCGTCGCGGCGCACGCCGACGCTGATCACCACCTGCCCGCCCAGCCGTTGCCGGCGCGCTTCGTCGGGATAGTTGAGGTTGCCGACGCGCTCGGCGCGATCGACCCAGGCGCGCAGATAGTTGGCGTAGGCGTACTCGCGGGTGCTGGCGGAGACGAACTTGCGGTTCGGCCGCTTGGCGTACTGCTCCGAGCGCAGATGCACCTCGGCGGCCAGGCGCGCCATCTCCGCGTCGCGCTGCTCGCGCTGCGCGTCCACCGGCTGGGTCGGCGGCTCGGTGCGCGGCTGGGTCTGCGGCGCCGGCTGCGGCTGCTCGCCGCGTGCGCTGCTGACCACGCGCGGGGTCGGCTCCGGCGCCGCCGCGGCGGTCTGCGCGCGCAGCACCTGCGGCGCCAGGCCGTCGTGCTGCTGCGGCACCACCCCGGGCTGGCTGTCGCGCGGACGTTGCGGCTTGTCGTGGTCGCCGCCGCCCTGCTGGTTGGCCTGGGCCAGGAAGTCGGCCTGCTTGGGCGTCAGCGGGGTGCTGGTCTGGCTGAAGATCACGTCCAGGGTCGGCACCAGCGGCGCCTCGTCGTCGATCGCGAAGCCCACGCCCAGGATCAGCAGGCCGTGCACGATCAGCGACAGCACCAGGGTGGCACTGAGCCGTTCGCGCTCGCCGATGCGCGGCGCGGGCGTCGCGGCGGCCGCGCTCATCGCGCCGGGTAGGCCTCGATGGCGTCGAACAGCAGCCCGGCGATGTTGAGCCCGAACTGCGCGTCCAGTTCGCGCACGCAGGTGGGACTGGTGACGTTGACCTCGGTCAGGTAGTCGCCGATCACGTCGAGGCCGACGAAGCGCATGCCGCGCCGCTTCATCTCCGGGCCGACCTGGGCGGCGATCCAGCGGTCGCGCTCGCTCAGCGGGCGGCCCTCGCCGCGGCCGCCGGCGGCCAGGTTGCCGCGGAACTCGTCGCCCTGGGGAATCCGCGCCAGGCAGTAGTTCACCGCCACGCCGTCGACCAGCAGGATGCGCTTGTCGCCGGCGCTGATGTCGGGGATGAAGCGCTGCGCCAGGGCCAGCTTGCGGCCGCCGTCGGTCAGCGTCTCCAGGATCACGTTGAGGTTGGGGTCGCCGGTGCCGCTGCGGAAGATCGAGCGCCCGCCCATGCCGTCCAGCGGCTTCAGCACCGCCTGCCCATGCTCGAGGACGAAGGCCTTCAGCGCGGCGGCGTCGCGGCTGACCAGGGTCGGCGGGCAGCACTGCGGGAACAGCAGCGCGGCCAGCTTCTCGTTGAAGTCGCGCAAGCCCTGCGGATCGTTGACCACCTGCGCGCCGGCGCGCTGGGCCACGGTCAGCACGTGGGTGTCG
This window contains:
- the gshB gene encoding glutathione synthase; protein product: MPFDVIVVMDPIASIKIAKDTTFAMLLEAQRRGHRLHYVRPGGLSLHEGRALAQATPLTVRDDKAGWFELGAFAELAFGPGQVVLMRKDPPFDSEFLYDTHVLTVAQRAGAQVVNDPQGLRDFNEKLAALLFPQCCPPTLVSRDAAALKAFVLEHGQAVLKPLDGMGGRSIFRSGTGDPNLNVILETLTDGGRKLALAQRFIPDISAGDKRILLVDGVAVNYCLARIPQGDEFRGNLAAGGRGEGRPLSERDRWIAAQVGPEMKRRGMRFVGLDVIGDYLTEVNVTSPTCVRELDAQFGLNIAGLLFDAIEAYPAR
- a CDS encoding energy transducer TonB family protein, whose translation is MSAAAATPAPRIGERERLSATLVLSLIVHGLLILGVGFAIDDEAPLVPTLDVIFSQTSTPLTPKQADFLAQANQQGGGDHDKPQRPRDSQPGVVPQQHDGLAPQVLRAQTAAAAPEPTPRVVSSARGEQPQPAPQTQPRTEPPTQPVDAQREQRDAEMARLAAEVHLRSEQYAKRPNRKFVSASTREYAYANYLRAWVDRAERVGNLNYPDEARRQRLGGQVVISVGVRRDGSIESSRVLRSSGVPMLDAAALRVVQLAQPFPPLPRTEDNIDILQVTRTWVFLPGGTLRDDH